The following DNA comes from Terriglobia bacterium.
TCGCCGTCAATCTGTTCACCATTCACCTGCTCGGCGACGCCTTTTCTCCCACGCTGGTTGGCTATATTTCCGACCGCAGTTCGCTGCAGACAGGATTTCTCGCCGCGGTCGCCGCGGTCGGAATTGCCTCGGCCATCCTCTATTACGGCAAGCGTTTCGCGCCGGCCATCAAGATTGACGAACCTCAGCCCGCGGGAGCTGCCCTTTGATTGCGCTCTGGTGGATGTTCGGTGTGCTGCTGGCCTGGATCTGGCTTGACCGGCTGCGGGACGGCTTCAACATTCGCCGCGTTGCCGACATCACCCGCACCGAATGGGACTACGTGCCTGAACCCGCGCCGCGCGTCAGCATCGTCGTGCCGGCGCGCAACGAGGCGCCGCATATCGAGACCGCCCTACGCTCCCTTCTCGCGCTCCATTACCCGGACTACGAAGTCTTCGTCGTCAACGACCGCTCCACCGACTCCACCGGCCAGATCATTGACCGCATTGCGGCCGCCCACGCCGGCGCGCCGCCGCTGCACGTCCTGCACATCCGTGAGCTGCCTTCCGGCTGGCTCGGCAAACCGCACGCCATGTGGACCGCCGCCCAGCAGGCCACCGGCGATTACTTCCTGTTCACCGACGCCGACGTCAGCTTCCGCCCCGACTGCCTCCGCCGCGCCATTGCCTACGCCGAACAGCGGCGCGCCGATCATGTCGTCCTTTTTCCTTCATACATCCTGCGCAGCGCCGGCGAAAAAATCATGCTGGGCGGATTTCAACTCCTCTTCATCTTCGGCCACCGCCCGTGGAAGGTTGACGATCGCAACTCCGACGACTTTATCGGCCTCGGCCCGTTCAACCTTATCCATCGCACCGCGTATCAGGCCATCGGCACCTTCCGCGCGCTCCGCTTTGAAGTTATCGAGGACATGAAGCTCGGCAAACTGGTCAAGATGAACGATCTCGCCCAGCGCAGCGTCTTCGGCCCCGGCCTGCTGCCCTGGTCATGGGGGACCGGCGCTTTCGGCCTGGTCCGCAACCTGACCAAGAATCTGTTCGCGCTGATGCAGTTCCGCCCCGGCAAAGCGCTCGGCGCCTGCGCTCTCTGGCTCTTCTTCAATCTCATGCCGCTCATCGGAGCCATCCGGGCGCCGGGCTGGGCCAAGGCCCCCTATGTGGCCGCGCTCGCCGCCCTCGCCGCCATCTACGCCGGCATGGCCCGCCGCACCCCGGTTCCGGCCTGGACATTTCTCTTCCATCCCCTCAGCGCGCTGCTGATCGTGTACACCATGCTCCGCTCCATCGCGCACACCTGGCGACACCACGGCGTGGTCTGGCGCGGCACGCGTTATAAACTGGAAGAATTGAGGAAGGGAATGGTGTGAATTTGTAATTTGTAATTGGTAATTTGCCGCGGACGTGCGACCGTCCAATTACAAATTACAAATTGCAAATTCTCTACTGCTGCGATGATTTGTCCTTGCTCGTCGACGGCGCCTTCGGACTGAATTTCCCCTTCCTCTCGACGTCGTACTCCTTCGGCACGGGCGGAAGTTTTGCGAACTCGCCCTTCAGTTGCCGCGCATCCTTCAGCACGATCTCCGCATGCCCGCGCCAGCTCGTGATCTTGCCGAAGATTTCGATCGTTTTTCCCTCCAACGCGCGCACGTCGCCCACGTCCTTCAGGCTGGAAGGGAACACCACCACCGTGAACGGGCAACCCTGATACTTTTCGCAGAAGTTAAGAAAGAAAGTCCCACTGTTGCTCTGCGCCACCTTCACCACTTTGCCGGTAACGCACGCCTGGTCGCCGATCCGGTTGTCGGCTTCGGTGTAGGGGATACACTTCGCCGCCGCCGTGCTCGACCACAGAAGGATCGAGACCAACAGCATGACGAGAGTTTTCACGGAAATTCCTGCGCCGTCCGCGCCTGACGCCTGGAGCCTCACGCCCTGGAGCCTCCGCGCAAGCGGCAAGCGCGGCCCTCGCGGGCCGCGCTCCCGGTAGGGTTACTTGCCGAAAGAAGCGACCGCGGCGGCCTCGTCGTCCTTGATGTCGAACACGGTGTACAGCTTCGTGATCTGCAACAGGTCGTGCACTTTCTTCGTCAGGTTGAGCAGCTTCAGGTCTCCGCCTCCGTTGCGCACGGTGGTGAAGGCGCTGACCAGCTCGCCGATGCCCGAGCTGTCGATATAGGTCACGTCGCCCAGGTTGAGAAGGATCTTCTTACTGCCCTTGTTGAGCAGATCGCGTACCAGGTCGCGCAGCACCACGCTGCCTTCGCCCAATGTGATTCGCCCGCTCAGGTCAACGACCGCAATTCCATCCACCTGTCGCGTGCTGGATTTCATCGTCACTTGGATTCCTCCTTGCCCTCGGCGTTCCCGCCGTGGACATTCTTGATCATGGTTACCTCTGTGCCCGGTCCCAGGCTGCGGATGCGCACTTCGTCCATGAATGCCCGGATCAAAAAAATGCCTCGGCCCGATTGCTTCAAAAGGTTTTCCGGCGCCAGCGGATCGGGAATGGAGTCCGGATTCAGGCCTTTGCCCTCGTCCGACACGGTGATCACCAGCGCCCCGCCGGTGTTCTCGAACCCGAACGTCACCTTCTTCGCGGGATCGTAGGCGTTGCCATGCAGCACCGCATTCACCGCCGCCTCGCGCACCGCCATGGAAATGCGGTTCACGTCTTCCTCGTCAAAGCCGATCTTGGCCGCTATTTTCGTAGCGACTTCTTCGGCCTGGTTCACGCTTTCCAGGGTCGAATCCATTCTGTAGGAGACCCGCATGGCGGTCGACATAGTTTGCACGATCCAGGCCCGTCGCTCGCCGGCCCACCCCGGCTGCAGCTTCGTTCCGCGAATTCGGTAGTTTGCCCTTGCGCACGAGGAATTGTCAACGCGAACCGCTGCCGGGCCCTTTTCTAGCCGGATGCGCCGGGCGGAACCTTATCTTGGGGGGAGCGAAGGGGTCCGGTGCACTTCCAACTGGTTTGAACAGCATTCTACGCCGCGTTCGTTGGTGGGAAAACGGGTTACGAATTTCCCGTTTTCATGCACACCGTGCTGGATTCCGCTCCGGGCCTTGAGTATTCTCAGGTTGGTTGATCGCTTGCACCGAACGACCGAAAGGCCGACAAACCGGCAGACGTCTTGCAGCCTGACGCCTGCCGCCAGGAGCCTGATCTTACGTCCACTTTCGCACTTACCGAGCTGCTGAAATCGCCGGTTTTCGACTCCTCCGGCGCTCTCGCCGGACGTGTGCGCGAGGTCGTGCTCTCGCCCCAGGACGATCCCATCCGCCTCTCCGCCCTGGTCGTCCGTACCCGCTCCGGCGAGGACCGCCTGCTCGGCATCGCCCAGGTTGAATCCATCAACGGCATCATCAAGGCGCGAACCCGGGCCGCCGATTGGCCCGCCTTTTCCGGCGCCGAGGGTCTGCTGCTGCTGGAGCGCGATCTCCTCGACCAGCAAATCATTGACGTCCACGGCCGCAAGGTCGTCCGCGTCAACGACGTTGATTTTCACCAGGACCTCAGCAACCACCTTCTGGCCATCAAGCTCGCCGCGGTTGACGTGGGCGCGCGCGGCGCCGTCCGCCGCCTGCTTAAGGGCCTTGTTCCCGGCACGGCTCTGCGCGCCCTGTTGCGCAAAATCCCGGAGAAGATGATCCCCTGGGAATTCGTGGATCTCATCGAGATTGACCCGGCGCGCCGCATCAAGCTGAAGATCTCGCACGAACGCCTCGCCAAACTGCATCCCGCCGATATTGCCGACATTGTCGAAGAACTCGCGCCCGCCGAGCGCGAGGCCGTTTTCGAGACCCTGGACGAAGAAGTCGCCGCCGAGGCGCTGGAAGAAATCGAGCCTAAAACGCAGCGCTCCATCGTGGAGTCGCTCGACTCCGATCGCGCCGCCGACATTGTTGAGGAGATGGATCCGGACGCCGCCGCCGACCTGCTCGGCGACCTCACGGAAGAGCGCTCGCAGGAAATTCTCGAGGAGATGGAACCGGAGCAGCGCGAGGAAGTCAGCGAGCTGCTTGAATTCAATGAGAACACCGCCGCCGGGCGCATGACCACCGAGTACCTGGCGCTGCCCAGCACGGCTACCGTCGCCGATGCCATCGAAGGCCTACGCAAGTTCGAGGGCGGTATCGAGAGCCTCAGCACCATCTACTTGCTCGACACGAATGACAAGCTCGTCGGCGCCGTGCCGCTCTCCAAGCTGGTGCTCGCCTCCACCGACACGCCTCTCATCTCGCTCACCATCGACCCACTCATCTCCTGCAACGCCGGCTGCGCCGAAAAGGATGTCGCCGAACTCTTCGACAAGTACAACCTGCTCACCCTTCCCGTGGTGGACGGCGACGGCAAGCTCACCGGGGTCATCACCGCCGACGACGTTATCTCTCTGCTGCGCGGCAAGCTGAAGTAGCCATTCGGTCTATCGGTCAGTCGGTCTTTCGGTCTTCCTATCGTTGGTTTGGCGCCGTTCGTGACTGATAGACTGACAGACCGATTGACTGATAGACCGACGGACCGCGCAATGTCCAACATCTCTCACCTCGAGTGTTCCAAGTGCGGCGAACACCTCAGCGCCGATCAGCCCCGCACCATCTGCCCGCGTGATAGCGGCTCGCTCTACGTCCGCTATAACCTCGACGAAATCAAGAAGACTTTCACCCGCGAAACCCTCGCCGGACGCACCGCCTCAATGTGGCGTTACGCCGATGTCCTTCCCGACGCTCTTCCGGTCACCCTCGGCGAAGGCTTCACGCCCATGCTGTCCAGCCGCAAAACGCCGAACGTGTTCATCAAGGACGAGGGCATCAATCCCACCGGCACCTTCAAAGCCCGCGGCATGTCGGCGGCGGTCACTATGGCGCGCGCCTACGGCCTGAAAAAACTTGCCGCGCCATCCGCCGGCAATGCCGCGAGCGCGCTTGCCTGTTATTGTGCGGCTGCCGGCATCGAGGCCCATATCTTCATGCCGAAAGATGTGCCGCAGGCCAACCTGATCGAATGTCAGTCCTACGGCGCGCACGTCAATCTGGTGGACGGGCTCATCGGCGACTGCGCCCGCATCATCGCCGAGCGCAAGGAAAAAGAAGGCTGGTTCGATGTCTCCACCCTGAAAGAGCCGTTCCGCGTCGAAGGCAAGAAGACCATGGGCTACGAAATCGCCGAACAGCTCGGCTGGACGCTGCCGGATGCGGTTATCTATCCGACCGGCGGCGGCGTCGGCCTGATCGGCATGTGGAAGGCTTTCGACGAAATGCAGCAACTGGGATGGATAAAGACGGGAGCCAAACGGCCCAGGATGATCTCCGTTCAATCCACCGGCTGCGCCCCCATCGTCAAAGCATGGAACGAGCACAAGCCCTCATCCGAAGCCTGGAAAAACGCCGCCACCATCGCCGCCGGTCTGCGCGTTCCCAAAGCCTTCGCCGACTACATCGTTCTCGACATCCTCAAGCAAAGCTCCGGAACCGCCGTCGCCGTCACCGACGACGAAATCATGCAGTCATTTCAATCCTGGGCGCGCGACGAAGGCATCTTCGCTGCTCCCGAAGGCGCCGCATCGCTGGCCGCCTACAACCAACTCCGCGCCTCCGGCTTCCTGAAAGAGAGCGACACCGTCGTCCTCTTCAACACCGGCTCCGGCCTGAAGTACATTGACGTCATCGCCGCTTATTTGAAGGAGAAGGGCGGCGCGCCGGGCGGCGACGAAGCGGGAAAGCCTGCGGGCAGGGCCATCGGCGGGATCATCCAGCCCTACTAGTTTGTATGACCGAACGCCTCTACTACACCGACCCTACCGTCACCGAATTCGACGGCCGCGTAGTCGCCACCGCGCCCGGTGCAATCATCCTTGATCGAACTGCGTTTTATCCGACCAGTGGCGGACAAATCTTCGATACAGGCCGCTTGGAGTCGGATGGCAGAAGCGTTCGCGTCGTCGAAGTGGCGGAAAACGAAATCGGCGAAATTCTCCACCGAGTCGAATCCTCTGACCTCTTTGCTCCTGGCACTACGCTTCACGGCGTCATCGATTCCCCCCGCCGCCGCGACCATATGCAGCAGCACACCGGCCAGCACCTGCTCTCGGCTGTCTTCATCGCGCTTTTCAGCGCGCCCACCGTTTCCTTCCACATGGGCGACGAGAGCTGCACGATTGATCTAGATGTGAAGTCACTCTCCGCAGAGCAAATCCGCGAAGCCGAGCGCCGCTCGAACGAAATCATCACCGACGACGTTCCCGTGGAGATCAAGTTTGCCACGCCCGAAGAGGCGCGCCAGATGGGCGTGCGCAAGATTCCACCCGACTTGAAAGACAAGTTACGGCTGATCGAAATCCGCGGCCACGACCTCACCGCCTGCGGCGGCACGCACGTGGGCCGCAGCGGCGAAATCGGCGCCATCCTGCTGCGCAAGGCGGAGAAGGTGAAGCAGGGGATGCGCGTGGAGTTTGTCTGCGGCACGCGCGCTGTCGCCGCCGCCCGCAAGGACTTTGAAACCCTGACCTCCGCCGCGGCGCTGTTTTCCAGCCACCTCTACGACGTCCCGGAGCAGATTCGCAAGACGCTGGACGATGCGAAATCGGCAGGGAAGCGCGAGCAGAAAACCCTGGCAGAGCTGGCCGAATCGATGGCCGCGGCCATGGTCGCCGCCACACCGGAAGCGCATGGCATTCGCCTGGTGAAGCAAGTATTCGCCGACCGCGACATGGCGTTTGTCAAGTTGCTGGCGCAAAAACTCGCGTCCCATCCGGCAGTTCTGGCGCTGCTCGCAACCACCACGCCGCAACCCTCGCTGGTGTTTGCGCAATCCGCCGGCGGCCGCTTCGACATGGGCGCGCTGATGAAGGAAGCGATGTCCGCACTCGGCGGACGCGGCGGCGGCTCGCGCGACTTTGCCCAAGGCGGCGCGCCCGCAGGAGCGATTATCGAAGATGTGCTCGACTCGACGGCCGCGAAGATCACGAATTCGAAGTAACCACCGAGTCACCGAGGGCACCGAGAAACACCGAGACTAAGAAATGAAGAAAGAAAAAAACTCGGTGATCCTCGGTGTACTCGGTGTCTCGGTGGTGTGGATGATGCTAGAGTAGGCCTGAACCGCGCATGGACCGCCTTGTCGCCATCAACCTGCTGATTCAGCTTGGCGTCGCCGCCGCCGTCGCCAGCGCGCTGGTGCGCTCGCACATCTTCAAGAACCTGCTCTTCACCGAGCCGCGCTCGCTGTTGCAGACCTGCTACCTGGTGCTCTGGATCGGCACGCCGCTCGCGCTCGGCGTCGTGGTGCGCATCGTCGCGCCCAGCTTCCTCGCGGCCGACCTGTCGTTTGAAACTGCGGTGCTGACGGGCGTGATCGGCGGACCGCTCGCAGGCGCGCTCGGCGGCATCATGGTGGGTCTGCCCTCGGTGCTGCACGCCTCGTGGCTGAACATGCCGTTCTGCATTTTCGCCGGTGTGATCGCCGGCAAGATGCGCGAATTGACCAAGGACCGCGAAGACATCTGGTCGTTCTCGCCCTTCATTGACCTGAGCATTTACCGCTGGATCCGGCGCAACCTGCCGCGTCCCAAGGTGGACTGGCAGATCGCGTTCTTCTTCCTGATCCTGGCGCTGCGCTTGCTGAAGCTCCAGTTGCACCGCTGGCAGCCGAAGCACATCTTCAGCGTGGACAGCAGCAATTTCTGGATCCTGGCGGCGATGTTTGCCACTTCCGTCATGTGCATCGCCATTCCGATGAAAATCTGGAACAACACCCGCATGGAGATCAAGCTGGAACAGCAGCAGCGGGCGCTGTTGCAGGCGCGCATGGAGGCCCTGCAGAGCCAGATCAACCCGCACTTCCTGTTCAACACGCTGAACTCGGTGACGTCACTGGTGCGCTTCGATCCCGACACCGCGCGCGACGTCATCGTCAAGCTGGCCAACATCCTGCGCCGCCTGCTGCGCAAGGGCGACGCTTTCGTGCAACTGCGCGAGGAATTCGAGTTTATTGACGACTACCTGGACATCGAAGTCGTCCGCTTCGGCCGCGACAAGCTGACGGTGGTGAAAGACCTCGATCCCGCTTCCCTCGACGTGGTCGTTCCCAGCATGCTCCTGCAGCCGCTGGTGGAGAACTCCATCAAGCACGGCCTGGCGCCGAAGATCGAGGGCGGAACCATCTATCTCCGCAGCCGCCTGCGCGACGCCCATGTCATTGTGGAAGTGGAAGACGACGGCATCGGCATGGGGGCGGCGCACATGCTGGAACCGCCCAGCGGCATCGGCGGCAGCGGCATCGGCATGGCCAACATCGCCGAGCGACTCAAAGTCCTCTATGGCGGCACCGCCAAGATGGTGATTGACCGCGGCTCGATGGGCGGCACGCTCATCCGCCTCAGCCTGCCCGTGCTGCAATCCTACGATGTGGGGCTCTCGGTTTCGACCGCCTACTCCGACGCCCGCTCCAGCACCCCGCGATAAAACTTTTCGTACTGCGGAATGATCCGCGTCGAGCAGAAGCGCCCCTGGGCAGCGTGGCGTCCATCGCGCCCCATTTGTCTTAACTTCCCCTCGTTGGAGAGCAGGTCCACCGCGCAGCGCGCCATCTCTTCCACGTCGCCGACCTCGGCCATGAATCCGGTTTTGCCGTGCTCGACGACTTCCGGCACGCCACCGACGTTGGTTGCGATCGGCACCACCTCGCACGCCATCGCCTCCAGCGCCGCCAGCCCAAACGACTCCAGTTGGCTGGGCAGCAGCATCAGGTCGGCGGTCGCCAGCTTCTCGTGTACGCGGTCCTGCTTGCCGAGAAAAATGACGCGGTCGTGGATGCGCTTTTCCATCGCCATCCACTCCGCGCGCGAGCGGTCGGGCCCATCGCCGATGAGCAGCAGTTTGGCGGGAATTTTCTTTTGCACCCGGTCGAAGATTTCGATCACGTCCTGCACCCGCTTCACCGGGCGGAAATTCGAGAGATGCACCAGCAGGCGTTCGTCGTCACGCGCGAATTCGCGGCGGCGTTCCTTGGCTTCGGGATCGCGCCGGTACACGTCGCAGTTCACGAAGTTGTAGATCACCTGGATGGAATTGGCGAGCCCGAATTCCTTGAGCGTAATCTCGCGCAGGTATTTCGAGATGGCGGTGACGCCGTCGCTCTGCTCGATGGAAAAGCGCGTGATCGGCAGGTACGAGCGGTCCTGCCCCACCAGCGTGATGTCGGTCCCGTGCAGCGTGGTCAGGAACGGCAGCCGCCGCTTGTTCTGCGACGTTGCCATCATCTGCTTCGCCAGGTACGCGCTCACCGAGTGCGGGATGGCGTAGTGCACGTGCAGCAGGTCGAGCGCGTAGATCTCCGCCACTTCCGCCATGCGCGTCGCCAGCGCCAGGTCATACGGCGGGTAGTCGAACAGCGGGTAATGCGAGACCTCGACTTCGTGGTACCAGACGTTGGGTTGCGGCCCGGAAAGCCGGAAGGGCTGCGCGTAGGTGATGAAGTGCACCTCGTGGCCGCGCTGCGCCAGCTCGATGCCGAGCTCGGTGGCCACCACCCCGCTGCCGCCGTACGTCGGATAGCATGTAATGCCGATCTTCAAGCAGGCTCCCGGCCCCTGGCTTCACGAAGGCCCAATCCGGTTTGATTGTCTCGCGGGCGAGATAGACTCGCAAATTCTGCTCCGGAATGCGGCAGTGGCGCGGGTTTGACCGCTCTTTTCCCGCTCACGTATACTGACTTGGAGCTTGAAATAAGCCCCTCCTGCAGGGGCGGTTAGCTCAGTTGGTTAGAGCGTCTGCCTTACAAGCAGAAGGTCGCTGGTTCGAGTCCAGCACTGCCCACCACTTCTTGGCGATTCCGGTTGCCAGGGGCCCCCAGTCGGGCCGCTTTTGACCGACTGGGGATTGAGAGCCGGGGACGTAGTTCAGTTGGTTAGAACGCTGCCCTGTCACGGCAGAGGTCGCGAGTTCGAGTCTCGTCGTCCCCGCCATTTCGTTCCGGCTGCCGTCTTTTCTACGATCCGGTTTGCCCTCAAACCCGCTGTGACTCCGCCTCCAGGCTACTCATCTCCGGGATTGAAGCGATACCCGATCCAGGGTTCGGTGATGATATAGCGCGGGGCGGCTTCATCCGCCTCAAGCTTTTTGCGCAGGTGGCCAATCACGACGCGCAGGTATTCCGGCTGCTCCGTGCTGGTGTCACCCCAGACCGCCGCCAGCAATGCGCGGTGCGTCACGATCTTGCCGGCGCGTTGCGCCAAATACACCAGAACGTCGAATTCCTTCGGGGTCAGCCGTACCTCTTGATTCTTGACCTGAACGCTGTGCGCTTGCAGGTCAATACGGAAATCCCCGATCGCGATGACCGGCGACTCCGGTGGCTGCGCTGCTAAGGCGCGCCGCAGGGTGGCGCGCACGCGCGCCAGCAGTTCATTGGTGCTGAACGGCTTGGTGACGTAATCGTCGGCGCCGGCGTCCAGCGCTTCTACCTTGGTGCGTTCTTCGCCTCGCACCGACAAGACGATGATCGGAATCTGGGATTTTGTCCGAAGATGCCGGCAGAGTTGGAGACCGTCCATGTTGGGCATGCGGAGGTCGGTGATGAGGAGGTCCGGTGACCACTCCTTGATCACTTGCAGCGCATCATCACCGTCGGCGGCGGTGCGCGTCGAATAACCTCGGCTCGACAACGTCGTCTTCAGCACCCGCGTGATCTGCGGCTCATCGTCGACAATCAGGATCTTGTGCTTCTCGTCGACCATACTCACTTCATCTCTTGCGTCACGATGTGAACGTCGACGGGCGGAGCGTCCCGCAGGAACCTGTGGATGGCGGAAAGGTAAAGGTACTTACGCCATCCCGTCTGGGCGGACCGCCCGAATACCACCTGGGTGATGCGCTTTTCGCGGACGACCTTCGCAACCGCTTCGGCTACGCTCTTGCCCTCGGTGCGAATCACCTGCGCACCCAGATTTTCCGCAAAGCGAATGTTCTGCGCCAGGGTGCGCTGGTTCTCCGGCGTCTCGTCGACTCCGACGTCCACATAAATCACGGAAAACTCGGCGTCGATACGCTGCGCCATGCGCGCCGCCCGCGCGATCAGGTACTGCGCCGCAGGATTGGAGCTGATGCACACGCCAATGCGCTCGCGTATCCCCACGCTGAGCTCTGCGCCCTCTTTTGCCAGGTAAGACTCCAGGCTCCGATCCACCGCCCGGGCCACTTGCTGCAGGGCGAGCTCACGCAATGCAATCAGATTGCCGGGACGGAAGAAATGGCCCAAGGCCCGCTCGGCACGGTCCACCGGATAGATGTCCCCGCGGCTCATGCGCTTCTGCAGTGCCTCCGGCGTCAGATCGGCCAGCACGATCTCATTGACCCGCTGGATGACCCAGTCCGGAACGGTCTCCCGCACCTGGACACCGGTTATGCTCTGCACCATTGGGGTCAGGCTCTCGACATGCTGCACGTTCATCGTCGAGAGCACGTCGATGTTCGCGTCCAACAACTCGATGACGTCTTCGTAGCGCTTGCGATGCTTGCTGCCCTCGATATTGGTGTGGGCCAGCTCATCCACCAGCGCGACCTGCGGCTTGCGCGCCAGGATGGCGTCCAGATCCATTTCCTCGAAGGGCGCGCCTTTGTACGTCATCTGCCGACGCGGTACGGTCTCGAGCATGCTGGCGAGTTCGGCGATCGCCATCCGCCCATGGGTTTCCACCACCCCAATCACCACGTCCTCGCCACGGCTCCGGCGGCGGGCGCCTTCGCTCAGCATGTTGTAGGTTTTGCCGACGCCCGGGGCGTAACCCAGGAAGAGCTTGAAGATCCCTTGCCGCTTTTGCGGGGCCGCTTCTTCCAGCCATTGCTCAGGTGTTTTCGGCATCGCGGCTATTTTCGACGAGATCGGGACGCGCTGTCGATTACAATCTCGGCGTGAGAAGACCAGCGCAATTGATCCTACGCTTCCTGGTCGCGGCCGCGATCAATTTCGTGATCGGCTGGATCTATTTCCGGGTCATCCACGTAAATCCCACCACCGTGGGATTCACCTTTTTACTCGCGATTCTTGCCGTCTCCGCGTTTTGGGGCTTGCGGGTCGCCATCTTCATGGCGGTGCTGGCAACGCTGGGCTATAACTTTTTTTTCCTGCCGCCGGTTGGCAAACTCACCATCGCCGACCCGCAAAACTGGGTGGCGCTGATTGCCTTTCTGATTACGGCCATCATCGGCAGCCACCTGTCGGAGCGCGCGCGCCGCGAGGCCCTGCACTCCCATCAGCGCCGCCGCGAGGTGGAGCGGCTGTACGCTTTCAGCCAGCAACTGCTGGTCTCAGAAAACGTCTTTGGCCTTCTCAACAGCGTGCCCTCCTATATCGTCGACTCCTTTGGAGTGACCGGTGCCGCCGTGTTTCTGGACCACAAGCAGAAGACCTATTTCTCCGATATCAGCGTGCAATCGCTCATCCCCATCGACGAATTGAAGGCGGTGAGCGGCCGGGGAGAGCCGGTGCTGGATCGCGAACGTGGCATGTGCTTCATGCCGCTGCGCATGGGCGTTCGCTCCATCGGCAGCATGGGCGTCGTGGGGTGCAGCATGTCCCGGGAAACGCTGGAGGCGATCGGAAGCCTGGTCGCCATCGCCATCGAGCGCGCCTCCACCATGGAAAAGCTGACCAAGGCTGAGGCCACCCGTGAAAGCGACCGGCTCCGCTCCCTGTTGCTGGATGCGGTGACCCATGATTTTCGCACCCCGCTTACCGCCATCAAGGCTTCGGCGGAAACGCTTCTGTCGGAGGTGGAACTGGACCAGCCTCAATTGAAAGAGTTGGCCACGGTGATCAATGAGGAGAGCGACCGGCTGAACCGGCTGGTCGGCGAGGCCGCGGAAGTCGCGCAACTCGATGCCCGCCAGGTCGAACTCCTCTTCGAGCCGCATTACATCCGGGAAGCAGTC
Coding sequences within:
- a CDS encoding glycosyltransferase; protein product: MIALWWMFGVLLAWIWLDRLRDGFNIRRVADITRTEWDYVPEPAPRVSIVVPARNEAPHIETALRSLLALHYPDYEVFVVNDRSTDSTGQIIDRIAAAHAGAPPLHVLHIRELPSGWLGKPHAMWTAAQQATGDYFLFTDADVSFRPDCLRRAIAYAEQRRADHVVLFPSYILRSAGEKIMLGGFQLLFIFGHRPWKVDDRNSDDFIGLGPFNLIHRTAYQAIGTFRALRFEVIEDMKLGKLVKMNDLAQRSVFGPGLLPWSWGTGAFGLVRNLTKNLFALMQFRPGKALGACALWLFFNLMPLIGAIRAPGWAKAPYVAALAALAAIYAGMARRTPVPAWTFLFHPLSALLIVYTMLRSIAHTWRHHGVVWRGTRYKLEELRKGMV
- a CDS encoding STAS domain-containing protein — protein: MTMKSSTRQVDGIAVVDLSGRITLGEGSVVLRDLVRDLLNKGSKKILLNLGDVTYIDSSGIGELVSAFTTVRNGGGDLKLLNLTKKVHDLLQITKLYTVFDIKDDEAAAVASFGK
- a CDS encoding ATP-binding protein; this encodes MSTAMRVSYRMDSTLESVNQAEEVATKIAAKIGFDEEDVNRISMAVREAAVNAVLHGNAYDPAKKVTFGFENTGGALVITVSDEGKGLNPDSIPDPLAPENLLKQSGRGIFLIRAFMDEVRIRSLGPGTEVTMIKNVHGGNAEGKEESK
- a CDS encoding CBS domain-containing protein; amino-acid sequence: MQPDACRQEPDLTSTFALTELLKSPVFDSSGALAGRVREVVLSPQDDPIRLSALVVRTRSGEDRLLGIAQVESINGIIKARTRAADWPAFSGAEGLLLLERDLLDQQIIDVHGRKVVRVNDVDFHQDLSNHLLAIKLAAVDVGARGAVRRLLKGLVPGTALRALLRKIPEKMIPWEFVDLIEIDPARRIKLKISHERLAKLHPADIADIVEELAPAEREAVFETLDEEVAAEALEEIEPKTQRSIVESLDSDRAADIVEEMDPDAAADLLGDLTEERSQEILEEMEPEQREEVSELLEFNENTAAGRMTTEYLALPSTATVADAIEGLRKFEGGIESLSTIYLLDTNDKLVGAVPLSKLVLASTDTPLISLTIDPLISCNAGCAEKDVAELFDKYNLLTLPVVDGDGKLTGVITADDVISLLRGKLK
- a CDS encoding threonine synthase → MSNISHLECSKCGEHLSADQPRTICPRDSGSLYVRYNLDEIKKTFTRETLAGRTASMWRYADVLPDALPVTLGEGFTPMLSSRKTPNVFIKDEGINPTGTFKARGMSAAVTMARAYGLKKLAAPSAGNAASALACYCAAAGIEAHIFMPKDVPQANLIECQSYGAHVNLVDGLIGDCARIIAERKEKEGWFDVSTLKEPFRVEGKKTMGYEIAEQLGWTLPDAVIYPTGGGVGLIGMWKAFDEMQQLGWIKTGAKRPRMISVQSTGCAPIVKAWNEHKPSSEAWKNAATIAAGLRVPKAFADYIVLDILKQSSGTAVAVTDDEIMQSFQSWARDEGIFAAPEGAASLAAYNQLRASGFLKESDTVVLFNTGSGLKYIDVIAAYLKEKGGAPGGDEAGKPAGRAIGGIIQPY
- a CDS encoding alanyl-tRNA editing protein, with protein sequence MTERLYYTDPTVTEFDGRVVATAPGAIILDRTAFYPTSGGQIFDTGRLESDGRSVRVVEVAENEIGEILHRVESSDLFAPGTTLHGVIDSPRRRDHMQQHTGQHLLSAVFIALFSAPTVSFHMGDESCTIDLDVKSLSAEQIREAERRSNEIITDDVPVEIKFATPEEARQMGVRKIPPDLKDKLRLIEIRGHDLTACGGTHVGRSGEIGAILLRKAEKVKQGMRVEFVCGTRAVAAARKDFETLTSAAALFSSHLYDVPEQIRKTLDDAKSAGKREQKTLAELAESMAAAMVAATPEAHGIRLVKQVFADRDMAFVKLLAQKLASHPAVLALLATTTPQPSLVFAQSAGGRFDMGALMKEAMSALGGRGGGSRDFAQGGAPAGAIIEDVLDSTAAKITNSK
- a CDS encoding histidine kinase, producing MDRLVAINLLIQLGVAAAVASALVRSHIFKNLLFTEPRSLLQTCYLVLWIGTPLALGVVVRIVAPSFLAADLSFETAVLTGVIGGPLAGALGGIMVGLPSVLHASWLNMPFCIFAGVIAGKMRELTKDREDIWSFSPFIDLSIYRWIRRNLPRPKVDWQIAFFFLILALRLLKLQLHRWQPKHIFSVDSSNFWILAAMFATSVMCIAIPMKIWNNTRMEIKLEQQQRALLQARMEALQSQINPHFLFNTLNSVTSLVRFDPDTARDVIVKLANILRRLLRKGDAFVQLREEFEFIDDYLDIEVVRFGRDKLTVVKDLDPASLDVVVPSMLLQPLVENSIKHGLAPKIEGGTIYLRSRLRDAHVIVEVEDDGIGMGAAHMLEPPSGIGGSGIGMANIAERLKVLYGGTAKMVIDRGSMGGTLIRLSLPVLQSYDVGLSVSTAYSDARSSTPR
- the bshA gene encoding N-acetyl-alpha-D-glucosaminyl L-malate synthase BshA, which codes for MKIGITCYPTYGGSGVVATELGIELAQRGHEVHFITYAQPFRLSGPQPNVWYHEVEVSHYPLFDYPPYDLALATRMAEVAEIYALDLLHVHYAIPHSVSAYLAKQMMATSQNKRRLPFLTTLHGTDITLVGQDRSYLPITRFSIEQSDGVTAISKYLREITLKEFGLANSIQVIYNFVNCDVYRRDPEAKERRREFARDDERLLVHLSNFRPVKRVQDVIEIFDRVQKKIPAKLLLIGDGPDRSRAEWMAMEKRIHDRVIFLGKQDRVHEKLATADLMLLPSQLESFGLAALEAMACEVVPIATNVGGVPEVVEHGKTGFMAEVGDVEEMARCAVDLLSNEGKLRQMGRDGRHAAQGRFCSTRIIPQYEKFYRGVLERASE